In Rhodamnia argentea isolate NSW1041297 chromosome 1, ASM2092103v1, whole genome shotgun sequence, the genomic window TAGTGATGTCAAAGCGAAAGCCAAAGCTGCCGACTGCCTAGTATCCTTTGCTTCGACTGCAAGCATTAAAAGCTCTTGTgggtggaaaaaaaattagggaaaataaaaactttaaaaGCTTATTGAGCATTTTTCTGTTCAAATTAACGAAAATTAGTGAAATCCAATCGAacttaaaaaccctaaattctaATCTGCAAGCAGAGATCACTTTGTTATTTCCATTTAAATACAATTAATTAACTGTCAGAATAGAAAATCTCGGCAAAGGTTCGCGAAAAGTGCCATACGGGCCTACGTGGCGGCAACATAATGCAtcataggttttttttttttttttttgggctttggtTCCTCTAATTAGGGTGCATGCTCCGACTATTGTACATAACATCTAAGTAcagaaatgaaaattaaatttttttttatctatatacGCTCGTATACGGTGCAGGAATTTTGGAATTCTCTGCTCAAATTGTGGCCGTCGAGAACGGTTGGGAAGTAGTAGTACCTCattaaatgcaaaattgactTCAGTAGGGCCAGCACCAACCCATGATGCGACGACGTAAGAGCATTTATTGTGGGAACTGTTTGGTGAATTAATGTCGgcaaatgtttaaaaaaaaaatctatggtATAATCTTGATTGCTATCCAAGAATATATATTCGTCTCGTCATCAATCTCCCTAAGTAcgttgtactttttttttttttttgggtgaaatcGTTGTACATGTGCTTCTAAATCACAAGTTGCAGGTGACCCATTTCAATTGCGGAGGCATGTCAGTGGGCCTCAGCTGGGCCCACATACTCAGCGACCCATTCTCGGCCTCCGATTGCTTCAACACATACGGCCGAACCTTATCGGGCCTCCTCCACCCCGACGTGCCAAAAGGGCCGAGAACACTTTCCGTGCCCGGAAGATTGGCGGACCCGCCGAAGCCCGCGAGAGAACCCGTGTCCATCAAACGGGTCGGCCCGGTAGGAGACAACTGGGTGGTTGACAACAGTTGCACCATGGAGGCATTCACATTCCACCTTAGTCCAGACCAATTGGCACGTTTGAAGTCAAAAGTGGGTGGGCAGAGTCATGGAGAGCAATTCCCACTGTTTGAGTCTCTTTGTGCCATCCTTTGGCAGCTGATAGCCAAAGTCAGGGCAGGGAATGAGCCAAGCACTGTAACCCTCATCAGGAATGACCCAAGCAAAAGGGAGGATGGACTTTTGAGCAATAGCCTAAAGATATGCACGGTCGAGGCGGATTTCTCAGTCGCTGGCGCCTACCCGGGAGAGATCGCAAGGGCACTGGTCGATAGAGCGCAGGACGAGAGCGGCCTCATCGAGGAAGCTGTTGAACGAGATGGCGGAGTGACCGATTATGTTGTCTACGGGGCAAATCTGAGCTTCGTGGACTTGGAAGAGGTCAGCATGTACGGGTTGCGGTTGAACGGTAACCAACCGATTTTCGCGAGTTATGTGATCGAAGGCGTCGGAGATGAAGGGGCGGTTTTCGTGCTTCCGGGGCCACCAAGTTCCAGCAAGGATGGCGGCAACGGTAGGGCGGTGACTATAGTTTTGCCGGAGAATCAGTTGCTCCAGTTGAAGAGCGAACTGGAAGAGCAGGACATGTTGGTTTAGAGCATGTTGAGGCTCATGCTTAGCGTAATGTAAGATGGAGAATCTGATCTGTGGAGTGTATTATAGAATGTTCAGGTTGTGCGTGTAAGTTGGTATTTGCGGCCCAAGGAGGAGACGAACTTGGGCTGCTTGTTGGGCCTTgtgaaagaaaaggaattaTAATTTCCTCATTATCGGTTGGGCTGCTATGTTGAATAAAGTTTGTTGGCTACATACCTCGATTttgtgaaatgaatgatttgaaaaatattttttaaaatataatccCTTGaattacttacaaaaatgaagaaacgaaaaatatttaaacataagttattgttgataatggaaatatttttcattaacaaGTAGTTTaaactaagtagcaccgacacacACGCGACAGGACACGacaaatatttaaacataaattattgatgataatggaaatattttttattaacaaatcATTTCAACTAAGTAGAACCGACAAGCACACGCGACAGGACACGATATGACTCGCCAAtaagtcatttctcaaaaaatagagaattctgatACGATGGAACACGTTGTATACTAAATGTACATTTTCATAATTATCATgagtatataaaaatatcaacagtAAGTTTCTGCTTCTTCCGTTAAGGATTCACGACTAGGTTTTTTTGGGGCTagttgggtatattaattttgggtgaCTCGGTATATGACTTTTGGTTTGTCGGAGGggtatataacttaagtatGTATATATTTGATAGATTCATATTTTGACCCCAAAtctattgaaaatacttaaaattgaaatGGCGTGTCGAAATGCTGGATTCGTGTATCGCTGGTGTGTATGAAGCGCCGATCACATGTTGATCTCATGTCAGAGATTGTCGGGAGAGTGTCGGAGAATGTCTAACATGACATATAGGCCCCCGGAAAGTGTCGGTGTTTCCTAgcatttcaagcaatacaaatgaCCATTTATAACAA contains:
- the LOC115753296 gene encoding protein ECERIFERUM 26-like — protein: MVFQEEENLVYGLKLSSVGPARVTGTDVVHEPAAADLAMKLHYLRGVYFFAGTAVEGLTVPRIKESMFSWCSDYHTTSGRFRRSDSGRPYIKCNDCGVRFIEAKCDRTVDEWLQADRHGSLLRLLVSHQVVGPELFFSPTFLVQVTHFNCGGMSVGLSWAHILSDPFSASDCFNTYGRTLSGLLHPDVPKGPRTLSVPGRLADPPKPAREPVSIKRVGPVGDNWVVDNSCTMEAFTFHLSPDQLARLKSKVGGQSHGEQFPLFESLCAILWQLIAKVRAGNEPSTVTLIRNDPSKREDGLLSNSLKICTVEADFSVAGAYPGEIARALVDRAQDESGLIEEAVERDGGVTDYVVYGANLSFVDLEEVSMYGLRLNGNQPIFASYVIEGVGDEGAVFVLPGPPSSSKDGGNGRAVTIVLPENQLLQLKSELEEQDMLV